The bacterium DNA window GCTCATGGGCGATTCAAGTTCGACCTGGTCGAGCCCGAGGCGATGAAGAGCCGGCTCGGGGAAGTCTCGATCGACAACTGGATGCACTGCGTTGACGAGGCCCTCGCCAAGTCGGGCACCAAGCCGGACGGCACGCCCTACGGCCGTAAGGATCTCGGCTACCTCAATATGCTTCTGGTCAAACCTTCCGCTCATAGACAAATCCTAGAGCTGCTTGGGCTGTCCGAAGCGCAATCGGTCTACCTTGGGCATATCGGCCACATCGGCGAACAGGACGCGATCATCTCGATGATCGAGGGCGAGCGCACCGGCGCATTGAAAGGCGGCGACCTCATGGTGATCCTCGGCGCTGGAATCGGCTACGTCTGGGGTGCCGGCATCGTGCGGTGGGGCCCGGCCGGATAGAGCCGACTGGAGGAGGCACAATGATTCCGCAGACGTCTCACTACGTCACCGACTGGCTCGGCAAGCGCGCCGGCCTGACACCGGATCGCGTCGGGCTGATCGAAGGTCTCGGAGGGCCGAAGATCACCTATGCCGCTTGGAACGCGCGCGTCAACCGAAGCGCCAACTACCTGCGCTCGCTGGGAGTCGAGGAAGGCGATCTGGTCTCGGTCTACTCTTCCAACTGTCCCGAGTTTGTGGATCTGTTCTGGGCTGTGGGCAAAATCGGCGCGATTCTTCACAATCTCAACTGGCGCCTGACGGTTCACGAGCTCCGCGAGATCGTCGCTGACGCCGAGCCGGTGATGCTGTTTTACAGTCCGGACTGGCAGTCACAGGTCGAGGAGTTACGGCCATCCTTCGAGAGCATTCGGGAGGTAATCGCGTTCGGCGAGCCGGCCCCTGGGGAGCGCTCGTTTTCAGAGCGAGAGTTGCAGCCCGAGCAGCTCGACGGTCTGCCCCAGCTCACGCTCGACCATCCATGGGGCATCTACTACACGGGTGGCACCACCGGCCTGCCCAAGGGCGCGATCCTGACCCACGGCAACATCACCTGGAACAGCGTCAACACCATTGCCTCGTGGGGCATTCACGGCGCTCATGTCGCGGCGCTGCAGCTGCCCTTCTTCCACGTCGGCGGGCCGAACATCTTCATGGTGCCGCTGGTTCATGTTGGTGGCACCACCATTCTCTGTCGGGAGTTCAGCCTCGACGAGACCTTCGATTTGATTGAGAAGGGCGGCATCACCCACTACGTCGGCGTGCCGACGATGTACCAGATGATCCAGGCCGATCCGCGCTGGGAAGAAGCCGATTTTTCCAAACTCGAGCTGG harbors:
- a CDS encoding long-chain fatty acid--CoA ligase encodes the protein MIPQTSHYVTDWLGKRAGLTPDRVGLIEGLGGPKITYAAWNARVNRSANYLRSLGVEEGDLVSVYSSNCPEFVDLFWAVGKIGAILHNLNWRLTVHELREIVADAEPVMLFYSPDWQSQVEELRPSFESIREVIAFGEPAPGERSFSERELQPEQLDGLPQLTLDHPWGIYYTGGTTGLPKGAILTHGNITWNSVNTIASWGIHGAHVAALQLPFFHVGGPNIFMVPLVHVGGTTILCREFSLDETFDLIEKGGITHYVGVPTMYQMIQADPRWEEADFSKLELVISGGAPCPLPIMQKFWDRGIDFKMGYGLTEATGNNFWLPRERVRDKTTAVGMPIFHIDMKIVDESGAEVGPGEAGELLIRGPHVMPGYWNRPEATAETIRDGWLWTGDLAVRDDEGFYTIKGRSKDMFISGGENVYPAEVESVMLAFEGVAEAALVGVPDEKWGEVGKACLVLAPGTDFSEDSFKAFLAERLAKYKLPRIVEILDELPKTAIGKIDKKLLAES